One segment of Asterias rubens chromosome 2, eAstRub1.3, whole genome shotgun sequence DNA contains the following:
- the LOC117307076 gene encoding protein UXT-like translates to MEDNVSTKVTQYEKFVNEVLRKDLQKVLESRDDIYKQLADYLQLKTTVEKLQDADVIKEGLKTKIDLGCNFYVQANM, encoded by the exons ATGGAGGACAATGTGTCAACAAAAGTCACGCAGTATGAGAAGTTTGTCAATGAAGTCTTAAGAAAAGATCTCCA GAAAGTCTTGGAGAGCAGGGACGACATCTACAAGCAGTTAGCGGATTATCTGCAATTGAAAACCACCGTTGAAAAACTTCAG GATGCTGATGTCATTAAGGAAGGACTGAAAACTAAAATTGACCTAGGATGCAACTTCTATGTACAAGCGAATATGTAA